A DNA window from Mastomys coucha isolate ucsf_1 unplaced genomic scaffold, UCSF_Mcou_1 pScaffold21, whole genome shotgun sequence contains the following coding sequences:
- the LOC116101353 gene encoding uncharacterized protein LOC116101353, which produces MKRTKELSPPSPSTNSSDNHSVPVPVHSPAQGVKSCGVEVHTTVTTRSTTSRGRDCQPNTVGSAPGGRPASEDAAEPWDSSAVAGPQWVSPDCPSPASVHAGPGLRRRRPRSHGPAPHPHRPSPRPSQKPSISPSGGSSTPRDRRNPAARGPGRYLAPRGGGRQGTVGPSTTGPDSRCRDGSTESLADVEGGGETSKDAATEPLRRPREDKPLPSCAAPWNVFSNCQTGLERWSSVSEKLELPHGYILCIKNLLTSLGEHRIQIVFSSTWNAAILTILFSGNIEFKNKSPCTQNIPKRLHISSS; this is translated from the exons atgaaaaggacGAAAG AGCTCTCCCCACCTTCTCCCTCCACGAACTCTAGTGACAATCACTCAGTCCCCGTACCCGTCCACTCCCCGGCCCAGGGTGTGAAAAGCTGTGGAGTCGAGGTCCACACCACAGTGACAACTCGGAGCACCACGTCACGGGGCCGTGATTGCCAACCTAACACAGTCGGATCTGCTCCAGGAGGGCGGCCCGCGAGCGAAGACGCTGCAGAACCTTGGGACTCCTCCGCCGTGGCGGGTCCCCAGTGGGTGAGCCCCGACTGCCCCTCCCCGGCCTCCGTCCACGCAGGGCCAGGCCTCAGGCGGCGCAGACCCAGATCCCACGgcccagctccccacccccaccgcccGTCGCCGCGGCCTAGTCAAAAGCCCAGCATCTCCCCATCCGGCGGCTCGTCGACCCCGCGCGACCGCCGTAACCCCGCGGCTCGGGGCCCAGGCCGCTACCTGGCTCCGAGGGGCGGGGGCCGGCAAGGAACCGTGGGACCGTCGACTACCGGTCCAGACAGCCGCTGCCGCGACGGCTCCACCGAGTCCTTGGCTGACGTGGAAGGGGGCGGGGAGACCAGCAAGGATGCAGCTACAGAGCCTCTACGGAGACCCAGAGAGGACAAACCTCTTCCGTCCTGCGCTGCTCCCTGGAA CGTCTTCTCAAATTGCCAGACTGGTCTTGAGAGGTGGTCTTCAGTTTCCGAGAAGCTGGAATTACCACATGGATACATACTATGTATAAAAAACCTGCTAACCTCACTTGGGGAACACAGAATACAAATTGTTTTCTCATCTACCTGGAATGCAGCTATTCTGACAATTCTCTTTTCTGGAAACATcgagtttaaaaacaaatcccCTTGCACTCAAAATATACCAAAGAGGCTACATATTTCCAGCAGTTAG
- the Psma1 gene encoding proteasome subunit alpha type-1 has protein sequence MFRNQYDNDVTVWSPQGRIHQIEYAMEAVKQGSATVGLKSKTHAVLVALKRAQSELAAHQKKILHVDNHIGISIAGLTADARLLCNFMRQECLDSRFVFDRPLPVSRLVSLIGSKTQIPTQRYGRRPYGVGLLIAGYDDMGPHIFQTCPSANYFDCRAMSIGARSQSARTYLERHMSEFIECNLDELVKHGLRALRETLPAEQDLTTKNVSIGIVGKDLEFTIYDDDDVSPFLDGLEERPQRKAQPSQPADEPAEKADEPMEH, from the exons TTTCGCAACCAGTATGACAATGATGTCACTGTTTGGAGCCCTCAG ggCAGGATTCATCAAATTGAATATGCAATGGAAGCTGTTAAGCAAGGTTCAGCAACAGTTGgtctaaaatcaaaaactcatgCAGTGTTGGTTGCACTGAAG AGAGCACAGTCAGAGCTCGCCGCTCACCAGAAGAAGATTCTCCACGTTGACAACCATATTGGTATCTCAATCGCGGGTCTAACTGCTGATGCCAGACTGTTGTG taacTTTATGCGCCAGGAGTGTTTGGATTCCAGATTTGTATTTGACAGACCACTTCCTGTGTCTCGTCTTGTGTCTCTAATTGGAAGCA AGACCCAGATCCCAACACAACGATATGGCCGGAGACCGTATGGTGTTGGGCTGCTCATTGCTGGTTATGAT GATATGGGCCCTCACATTTTCCAAACCTGTCCATCTGCTAACTATTTTGACTGCAGAGCTATGTCTATCGGAGCTCGTTCTCAATCAGCTCGTACTTACCTGGAGAGACATATGTCTGAATTTATAGAGT GCAATTTGGATGAATTGGTTAAACATGGTCTGCGTGCCTTAAGAGAAACACTCCCTGCAGAGCAGGACCTGACCACAAAG AATGTTTCCATTGGAATTGTTGGTAAAGACTTGGAATTTACAatctatgatgatgatgatgtgtctCCATTCCTGGATGGTCTTGAAGAAAGACCACAGAGAAAAGCACAG cctTCACAGCCTGCTGATGAACCTGCAGAAAAAGCTGATGAACCAATGGAACATTAA